One Paenarthrobacter aurescens TC1 DNA window includes the following coding sequences:
- the infB gene encoding translation initiation factor IF-2 (identified by match to protein family HMM PF00009; match to protein family HMM PF01926; match to protein family HMM PF03144; match to protein family HMM PF04760; match to protein family HMM TIGR00231; match to protein family HMM TIGR00487), whose translation MAKVRVHELAKELGITSKDAVTKLQELGEFVRSASSTIEAPVVKKLRDAYPGAGAAKAAAPAAAPKAPAASRPAAPAPGPAAPKAPAPAPAAPAPAAPAAAAPAAAAPAAPAPAAPAAPAASTPVSAKPGARPAPKAETPAPARQGGQAPRPGGPRPGNNPFATSQGMPRGRGGDGDRPPRPGNNPFAPSQGMPRGERRNDGERPGGPRPAAGAGGPRPAAGTGGPRPGAPRPGAPRPGAPRPAGGPGAGNRPTPGMMPNRTERPAPGGAGRPGGAGRPGGGPGRPGGAPGAGTGGGAPAGGGFGKGGRGRGGTQGAFGKGGAGRGKQRKSKRAKRQELEQMSAPSLGGVSVPRGDGETIIRLRRGSSITDFAEKIDANPASLVTVLFHLGEMATATQSLDEDTFGLLGAELGYKLQVVSPEDEERELLDQFDINIQDELDAEGDDVLEARAPVVTVMGHVDHGKTRLLDAIRNSNVVAGEHGGITQHIGAYQISHVHEGKARDITFIDTPGHEAFTAMRARGAKVTDIAILVVAADDGVMPQTVEALNHAQAANVPIVVAVNKIDKEGANPDKVKGQLTEYGLVPEEYGGDTMFVEVSARQNLNIDELIDAVLLTADAALDLRANPDKDARGIAIEANLDKGRGAVATVLVQSGTLAVGDTIVAGTAHGRVRAMFDENGEALDVALPSRPVQVLGLSNVPRAGDTFLVTPDERTARQIAEKREAADRNAALAKRRKRISLEDFDQAVAEGKIDTLNLILKGDVSGAVEALEDALLKIDVGDDDVQLRVIHRGVGAITQNDVNLATVDNAIIIGFNVKPAERVAELADREGVDMRFYSVIYAAIDDIEMALKGMLKPEYEEVQLGTAEVREVFRSSKFGNIAGSIVRTGIIRRNSKARVSRDGKVIGDNLTVETLKRFKDDATEVRTDFECGIGLGSFNDINEGDIIETFEMREKPRS comes from the coding sequence GTGGCCAAGGTCCGCGTACATGAGCTCGCCAAAGAGCTCGGTATTACTTCCAAAGATGCAGTAACCAAACTGCAGGAATTGGGCGAATTCGTTCGCTCCGCCTCTTCAACCATTGAGGCCCCCGTCGTGAAGAAGCTTCGCGACGCCTACCCGGGTGCCGGCGCTGCCAAGGCTGCCGCTCCCGCTGCAGCCCCCAAAGCTCCCGCAGCATCCCGTCCGGCTGCTCCGGCACCGGGACCTGCAGCGCCGAAGGCCCCGGCCCCGGCACCTGCAGCCCCCGCTCCGGCAGCTCCGGCCGCCGCTGCTCCGGCCGCCGCTGCTCCGGCAGCACCCGCCCCGGCAGCCCCCGCGGCTCCTGCCGCGTCCACCCCGGTTTCGGCCAAGCCCGGCGCCCGTCCTGCTCCCAAGGCAGAGACCCCGGCTCCGGCACGTCAAGGTGGTCAGGCTCCCCGTCCCGGCGGTCCGCGTCCGGGCAACAACCCGTTTGCCACGTCCCAGGGCATGCCCCGTGGACGTGGTGGCGACGGAGACCGTCCGCCGCGTCCGGGTAACAACCCGTTTGCACCGTCCCAGGGCATGCCCCGAGGCGAACGCCGCAACGACGGCGAACGCCCCGGCGGTCCCCGCCCTGCAGCTGGCGCAGGCGGCCCCCGTCCCGCAGCCGGTACCGGTGGTCCCCGTCCGGGCGCACCGCGTCCCGGTGCACCCCGTCCGGGCGCACCGCGTCCCGCCGGTGGTCCCGGTGCCGGAAACCGTCCTACTCCGGGCATGATGCCCAACCGCACTGAGCGTCCGGCTCCCGGTGGCGCAGGCCGTCCGGGTGGCGCAGGCCGTCCCGGTGGCGGACCCGGTCGTCCCGGTGGCGCACCTGGTGCAGGTACCGGTGGTGGAGCTCCCGCCGGCGGTGGCTTCGGTAAGGGTGGCCGCGGTCGCGGTGGCACCCAGGGTGCCTTCGGCAAGGGCGGCGCCGGTCGTGGCAAGCAGCGCAAGTCGAAGCGTGCAAAGCGCCAGGAACTGGAGCAGATGAGTGCTCCGTCGCTGGGCGGCGTATCGGTACCCCGCGGTGACGGTGAGACCATCATCCGCCTGCGTCGTGGCTCGTCCATCACGGACTTTGCCGAGAAGATCGATGCGAACCCCGCATCGCTGGTGACCGTACTGTTCCACCTCGGTGAAATGGCTACGGCAACGCAGTCCCTCGACGAAGACACCTTCGGCCTGCTTGGCGCCGAACTCGGCTACAAGCTCCAGGTTGTTTCGCCGGAGGATGAAGAGCGCGAGCTCCTCGACCAGTTCGACATCAACATCCAGGACGAACTTGACGCCGAAGGCGACGACGTTCTCGAGGCCCGAGCACCGGTTGTCACGGTCATGGGTCACGTTGACCACGGTAAGACCCGTCTGCTGGACGCGATCCGCAACTCGAACGTTGTGGCCGGCGAGCATGGTGGTATCACCCAGCACATCGGTGCCTACCAGATCAGCCACGTCCACGAGGGCAAGGCCCGCGACATCACCTTCATTGACACCCCCGGTCACGAGGCCTTCACGGCCATGCGTGCACGTGGTGCCAAGGTCACAGATATCGCGATCCTGGTTGTTGCAGCCGACGACGGCGTTATGCCGCAGACGGTGGAAGCACTCAACCACGCCCAGGCAGCCAATGTGCCGATCGTCGTCGCAGTGAACAAGATCGACAAGGAAGGCGCCAACCCTGACAAGGTCAAGGGACAGCTGACCGAGTACGGACTGGTTCCCGAAGAGTACGGTGGCGACACCATGTTCGTTGAGGTCTCTGCACGCCAGAACCTCAACATCGACGAACTGATCGACGCCGTTCTGCTGACGGCCGATGCCGCACTGGATCTGCGCGCCAACCCGGACAAGGACGCTCGAGGCATTGCCATCGAAGCGAACCTGGACAAGGGCCGCGGTGCTGTTGCTACCGTCCTGGTCCAGTCCGGAACCTTGGCAGTGGGCGACACGATCGTGGCCGGTACGGCTCACGGCCGCGTCCGCGCCATGTTCGACGAAAACGGCGAGGCACTCGATGTCGCACTGCCGTCCCGCCCGGTTCAGGTCCTCGGCCTGTCCAACGTGCCGCGTGCAGGTGACACCTTCCTGGTGACACCTGACGAGCGTACGGCCCGCCAGATCGCTGAGAAGCGTGAAGCTGCCGACCGCAACGCTGCACTTGCCAAGCGTCGCAAGCGCATCAGCCTGGAAGACTTCGACCAGGCCGTTGCCGAAGGCAAGATCGACACCCTCAACCTCATCCTCAAGGGTGACGTGTCCGGTGCCGTGGAGGCCCTCGAAGACGCGCTGCTCAAGATCGACGTCGGAGACGACGACGTTCAGCTTCGTGTCATCCACCGCGGTGTGGGTGCCATCACGCAGAACGACGTCAACCTCGCCACGGTGGACAACGCCATCATCATCGGCTTCAACGTCAAGCCGGCCGAGCGTGTTGCCGAACTGGCCGACCGTGAAGGCGTGGACATGCGCTTCTACTCGGTCATCTACGCAGCAATCGATGACATCGAGATGGCTCTCAAGGGCATGCTCAAGCCGGAATACGAAGAAGTCCAGCTCGGTACCGCCGAGGTTCGCGAAGTCTTCCGTTCTTCCAAGTTCGGAAACATCGCCGGCTCGATCGTCCGCACGGGCATCATCCGCCGTAACTCCAAGGCACGTGTCAGCCGCGACGGCAAGGTCATCGGTGACAACCTCACCGTTGAGACGCTCAAGCGCTTCAAGGATGACGCCACCGAAGTCCGCACGGACTTCGAGTGTGGTATCGGTCTTGGCTCCTTCAATGACATCAATGAAGGCGACATCATCGAGACCTTCGAAATGCGCGAAAAGCCGCGCAGCTAG
- a CDS encoding putative ribosome-binding factor A (identified by match to protein family HMM PF02033; match to protein family HMM TIGR00082): protein MADPARAAKLAQRIKVVVAEALGRRVKDPRVESITVTDARVTNDLQHATIYYTVFGDDVAQADAARALEKAKGVLRQEVGRNITVRLTPTLEFVADQIPVNASNLEELLREAKRRDAEVAALAASAKHAGEADPYKGDSPEDIDEDDFDEEDTDLSGDNDLDEDANR from the coding sequence ATGGCTGATCCCGCACGCGCCGCCAAGTTGGCACAGCGGATAAAGGTGGTTGTTGCCGAAGCGCTCGGACGTCGCGTCAAGGATCCGCGCGTGGAGTCCATCACGGTCACGGACGCCCGCGTCACCAACGACCTTCAGCACGCCACCATCTACTACACCGTCTTTGGTGACGACGTAGCACAGGCCGATGCCGCCAGGGCACTGGAGAAGGCAAAGGGTGTGCTGCGGCAGGAAGTCGGCCGCAACATCACTGTTCGTCTCACTCCGACCCTCGAGTTTGTGGCTGACCAGATTCCGGTCAATGCATCCAACCTTGAAGAGCTCCTGCGTGAAGCCAAGCGCCGCGACGCAGAGGTAGCCGCTTTGGCTGCCAGCGCCAAGCACGCAGGCGAGGCAGACCCCTACAAGGGCGATTCCCCGGAGGACATCGACGAGGACGACTTCGACGAAGAGGACACCGACCTCTCCGGCGATAACGATCTGGACGAAGACGCCAACCGGTAG
- the guaD gene encoding guanine deaminase (identified by match to protein family HMM PF00383): protein MSAHSAQQRDEYLNLAIQLAVHNVSDGGGPFGAVVVTADGTVHEGVNRVTRDHDPTAHAEVVAIRRAAAASKRFDLTGSVLYASCEPCPLCLSATLWARIGHVYFAADRHGAAKAGFDDAVFYEYFAGTRPELLPVEHAELAASNEPFDAWRNHARRTAY from the coding sequence ATGTCGGCGCACAGTGCTCAGCAACGCGATGAATACCTGAACCTTGCCATCCAGCTGGCCGTGCACAACGTTTCCGACGGCGGCGGCCCTTTCGGCGCCGTTGTGGTCACCGCGGACGGAACTGTCCATGAGGGAGTCAACCGGGTTACTCGGGACCACGACCCCACAGCACATGCGGAAGTGGTGGCGATTCGTCGTGCCGCAGCCGCAAGCAAAAGGTTCGACCTCACGGGTTCCGTCCTTTATGCAAGCTGCGAGCCGTGCCCGCTGTGCCTATCCGCCACGCTCTGGGCCAGGATCGGGCACGTCTACTTCGCTGCAGACCGACACGGTGCGGCCAAGGCAGGCTTCGACGACGCTGTGTTCTACGAGTACTTTGCCGGCACCCGGCCGGAGTTGCTGCCCGTGGAGCATGCCGAGCTGGCCGCTTCCAATGAACCCTTCGACGCCTGGCGGAACCACGCGCGCCGCACGGCCTACTGA
- the aspC gene encoding aspartate aminotransferase (identified by match to protein family HMM PF00155), whose product MAPMPDLAAHVRDVPVNQIREITEAAWCTPEAIVLSIGEPGFALPRHILDAGIDCLDRDETNYTPNAGIPALREAFAARFREQQNVDIGADRVYVVDGAQQGLHFAMSLLLSPGDEILIPNPGYPTFAMTSRLLHAVPVPYPLYPQNDFQPRVEDIEALVTPSTRVLMLNSPSNPLGAVLSEESTRQLVELAVRHDLWIISDECYEAFTFDVPHVSPARFDSDIPGEARVFTSLTLSKTYGLTGLRIGALICPPGLEPKMNNVMESIVSCVASPSQYAALAALTGPQDYAFQARDHYRSNRDAASAVLAKKGIPFLGAQGAFYLWGDVSHVSGGDVRSWVRAFLAESGVSFAPGTAFGSIGEGWIRIALCGGQQDLLDGVSRLPAKV is encoded by the coding sequence ATGGCTCCCATGCCTGACCTTGCCGCGCATGTCCGCGACGTCCCTGTGAACCAGATCCGTGAGATCACCGAAGCTGCGTGGTGCACCCCCGAAGCAATCGTCCTCAGCATCGGGGAGCCGGGCTTTGCCTTACCCCGGCACATCCTCGACGCCGGTATTGACTGCCTGGATCGGGATGAGACCAACTACACACCCAACGCCGGGATCCCCGCCCTCCGTGAAGCCTTTGCCGCCCGCTTCCGGGAACAGCAAAACGTGGATATCGGCGCGGATCGCGTGTACGTAGTGGACGGCGCCCAACAGGGACTGCACTTCGCCATGAGCCTCCTTCTCTCCCCCGGCGATGAGATTCTCATCCCCAACCCCGGCTACCCCACCTTCGCCATGACCAGCCGGTTACTGCACGCCGTTCCGGTGCCGTATCCGCTATACCCGCAGAACGACTTCCAGCCGCGCGTTGAGGACATCGAGGCGCTCGTCACGCCAAGCACCCGGGTCCTCATGTTGAACTCCCCGTCCAATCCCTTGGGCGCCGTTCTCAGCGAAGAATCCACGCGCCAACTGGTGGAGCTTGCCGTCCGCCATGACCTTTGGATCATCTCTGACGAATGTTATGAAGCCTTCACTTTCGATGTCCCCCATGTCAGTCCCGCGCGCTTCGACAGCGACATCCCCGGAGAAGCCCGGGTCTTCACTTCCCTGACGCTGTCCAAGACCTACGGGCTAACTGGCCTTCGGATTGGAGCGTTGATCTGCCCGCCCGGGTTGGAGCCGAAGATGAACAACGTGATGGAGTCAATCGTGTCCTGCGTCGCGTCTCCTTCGCAGTACGCCGCCTTGGCCGCGCTGACAGGACCCCAGGACTATGCTTTCCAGGCTCGCGACCACTACCGGAGTAACCGGGATGCAGCCTCAGCTGTTTTGGCGAAGAAGGGAATTCCGTTCCTGGGCGCCCAAGGGGCGTTCTACCTGTGGGGCGACGTCTCGCATGTGAGCGGCGGGGATGTCAGGTCCTGGGTGCGGGCGTTCCTGGCAGAGTCCGGCGTGTCCTTCGCTCCGGGTACGGCGTTCGGTTCGATCGGCGAGGGCTGGATCAGGATTGCCCTGTGCGGCGGGCAGCAGGACCTGCTCGACGGCGTCAGCCGCCTCCCAGCCAAGGTCTAG
- the truB gene encoding tRNA pseudouridine synthase B (identified by match to protein family HMM PF01509; match to protein family HMM TIGR00431) encodes MLSGLVIVDKPQGWTSHDVVGRMRRLAGTRKVGHAGTLDPMATGVLVLGINKATRLLTYIVGTSKTYTATIRLGETTITDDAEGEVTEARTAAHITDDAVAVGVAALTGPIQQVPSSVSAIKVNGERSYARVRSGEEVKLAARPVTIHRFDVHSITRIDGGRVVDVDVTVECSSGTYIRALARDLGNALGIGGHLTALRRTQVGPYSLDQARTLEELAEELEVLEMSLAARSLMPNRELSEQETTEISFGRRIAAGPGAGTPDAATAEKPAAAFAPSGELVALLADTGSFAKPVLVFAPGTGTGTGTGQAK; translated from the coding sequence GTGCTTTCTGGACTGGTAATCGTTGACAAACCGCAGGGATGGACCAGCCATGATGTGGTTGGCCGGATGCGGCGGCTGGCCGGCACCCGGAAAGTGGGCCATGCGGGCACGCTTGATCCCATGGCAACCGGCGTTCTGGTGCTCGGCATCAACAAGGCCACGCGCCTGCTGACCTACATTGTGGGCACGTCCAAGACGTACACCGCCACTATCAGGCTGGGCGAAACCACCATCACCGACGACGCCGAGGGCGAGGTCACGGAGGCCCGCACCGCAGCGCACATTACTGATGACGCCGTTGCCGTTGGTGTTGCCGCGCTCACCGGGCCCATCCAGCAGGTTCCCAGCAGCGTCAGCGCCATCAAGGTCAATGGCGAACGCTCCTACGCCCGTGTCCGCTCGGGCGAAGAGGTTAAGCTCGCGGCTCGCCCGGTCACCATCCACCGCTTCGATGTCCACTCCATCACGAGGATCGACGGCGGCAGGGTAGTTGACGTCGACGTCACCGTTGAGTGTTCTTCCGGCACGTACATCAGGGCGTTGGCCCGGGACCTCGGCAACGCTTTGGGCATCGGTGGGCACCTCACAGCCCTACGCAGAACCCAAGTTGGCCCGTACTCCCTCGATCAAGCGCGCACGCTGGAGGAGCTGGCAGAAGAGCTCGAGGTTTTGGAGATGTCCTTGGCAGCACGCTCGCTGATGCCTAACCGGGAGTTGAGCGAGCAAGAAACCACCGAGATATCTTTTGGCCGCCGCATCGCTGCCGGACCAGGAGCAGGAACGCCGGACGCTGCCACGGCTGAAAAGCCTGCCGCCGCGTTCGCGCCGTCGGGAGAGCTCGTGGCATTGCTGGCAGACACGGGCAGCTTCGCTAAACCCGTGCTGGTCTTTGCCCCTGGAACTGGAACTGGAACTGGAACAGGGCAGGCAAAATAG
- a CDS encoding putative integral membrane protein, whose product MDGYFYAILIVGLVSTIMCVVAGLMKKAPNDPTIFSVLAVELVLVVYLVGSIVRVAMGEQMAGEAWEFWGYLIVALMIPLGAVYWAILERTRWSNFVLAAVGVTVLVMAARMNQIWY is encoded by the coding sequence ATGGACGGATACTTCTACGCCATCCTCATCGTTGGATTGGTGTCCACGATCATGTGCGTCGTGGCCGGTTTGATGAAGAAAGCCCCGAACGACCCCACCATCTTTTCCGTACTCGCCGTTGAGCTCGTGCTCGTGGTGTATCTGGTGGGCTCGATAGTCCGGGTTGCCATGGGCGAGCAGATGGCCGGTGAAGCTTGGGAGTTCTGGGGCTACCTCATCGTTGCCCTGATGATTCCGTTGGGGGCCGTCTATTGGGCCATTCTTGAACGAACCCGCTGGAGCAATTTTGTCCTCGCGGCAGTGGGCGTAACCGTGCTGGTGATGGCCGCGCGCATGAATCAGATCTGGTACTGA
- a CDS encoding putative integral membrane protein has product MKEERNVTGTDTNPANRQPKQKDTRNTGPGRLLIAVYAVFALSATARAGYQIATKFAEAPLAHILSAFAAVVYIVATVSLAKPGRTWFKVSLAAVLTELVGVLVVGAISLFDPVAFPHDTVWSLFGRGYGFVPLVLPILGLLWLNKRQPS; this is encoded by the coding sequence TTGAAGGAAGAACGCAACGTGACTGGAACCGACACCAACCCGGCCAACCGGCAGCCGAAGCAAAAGGACACACGGAACACAGGGCCAGGTCGCCTGCTGATCGCGGTCTACGCCGTGTTCGCGTTGTCGGCGACAGCTCGTGCCGGCTACCAGATCGCCACCAAGTTCGCCGAAGCTCCCTTGGCGCATATCCTGTCGGCGTTCGCCGCCGTCGTCTATATTGTGGCCACTGTCTCGCTTGCCAAGCCGGGCCGTACTTGGTTCAAGGTTTCCCTGGCGGCTGTGCTCACTGAACTTGTGGGTGTGCTGGTGGTAGGAGCGATCAGCCTCTTTGATCCGGTCGCTTTCCCGCACGACACCGTGTGGTCCCTGTTCGGCCGCGGTTACGGCTTTGTTCCGCTTGTCCTGCCGATCCTGGGTCTCTTGTGGCTCAACAAGCGCCAGCCGTCCTGA
- the ribF gene encoding riboflavin biosynthesis protein RibF (identified by match to protein family HMM PF01687; match to protein family HMM PF06574; match to protein family HMM TIGR00083) yields MVHIWNDPTEVPKDFGPTVVTIGNFDGVHRGHQHVLSQLTDTAKRHNIPSVAVTFDPHPAQVHRPDSAPELIMGLQDKLEALGDTGVDAVLVMKYTLELAAMTPLEFVREVLLEGLHAAHLVVGHDLRFGAGNAGDVVTMQELGDQLGFGVQVVNEYGAGGFPVHHDGDTDRRCSSTWVREALSEGDVVTAAAVLGRPHRMRGEVVHGAARGRDLGFPTANLSHDSTGYVPADGIYAGWLIDQAGTRWPAAISVGSNPTFDGVSRQVEAHVIDRPEENVEDFNLYGQTVAVEFTQRLRGMVAYRGPEALVEQMCLDVAQAHELLTRH; encoded by the coding sequence ATGGTCCACATCTGGAACGATCCCACTGAAGTCCCCAAGGACTTCGGACCTACTGTCGTTACCATCGGGAACTTTGACGGCGTCCATCGTGGCCACCAGCACGTTCTGTCGCAGCTGACCGATACGGCCAAGAGGCACAACATCCCGTCGGTCGCCGTGACATTCGATCCCCACCCCGCCCAAGTGCACAGGCCGGATTCTGCTCCGGAGCTGATCATGGGGCTTCAGGACAAACTGGAGGCCCTTGGCGATACCGGGGTGGATGCCGTACTGGTGATGAAGTACACCCTTGAACTTGCTGCCATGACGCCCCTGGAGTTTGTCCGGGAGGTCCTGCTTGAGGGTCTCCACGCCGCACACCTCGTGGTGGGACACGACCTCCGCTTTGGTGCCGGCAATGCCGGCGACGTTGTCACCATGCAGGAACTGGGAGATCAGCTCGGTTTTGGGGTTCAGGTTGTCAATGAATACGGCGCGGGGGGCTTCCCGGTCCACCACGACGGCGATACCGACCGGCGCTGTTCCTCCACCTGGGTGAGGGAGGCCTTGTCCGAAGGCGACGTCGTTACTGCTGCCGCGGTGTTGGGCCGGCCCCACCGCATGCGCGGGGAAGTGGTGCACGGAGCTGCCCGCGGACGGGATCTCGGTTTCCCTACGGCTAACCTTTCCCACGATTCCACCGGTTACGTGCCAGCGGACGGCATCTATGCGGGGTGGCTGATCGACCAGGCCGGCACGCGGTGGCCAGCCGCAATCTCCGTTGGTTCCAACCCCACGTTCGACGGCGTGAGCCGGCAGGTTGAGGCACACGTGATCGACCGTCCCGAAGAGAACGTGGAAGACTTCAACCTCTACGGGCAGACAGTTGCCGTGGAATTTACGCAGCGTCTGCGGGGCATGGTGGCCTATCGGGGACCGGAAGCCTTGGTGGAACAAATGTGCCTGGACGTAGCCCAGGCACACGAGCTGCTGACCCGGCACTAG
- the rpsO gene encoding ribosomal protein S15 (identified by match to protein family HMM PF00312; match to protein family HMM TIGR00952) encodes MALDAAVKQSIIKEYATTEGDTGSPEVQVAVLTQRIKDLTEHMKEHKHDFHTQRGLLAMVGRRKRMLSYLKNTDIARYRALIERLGLRR; translated from the coding sequence GTGGCACTTGACGCCGCTGTAAAGCAGTCCATCATCAAGGAATACGCAACCACTGAAGGCGACACCGGTTCGCCCGAGGTTCAGGTTGCAGTCCTGACTCAGCGGATCAAGGATCTGACTGAGCACATGAAGGAGCACAAGCACGACTTCCACACCCAGCGCGGTCTGCTGGCCATGGTTGGTCGTCGCAAGCGCATGCTTTCCTACCTGAAGAACACTGACATCGCCCGCTACCGTGCGCTCATCGAGCGTCTCGGCCTGCGCCGCTAG